Proteins co-encoded in one Natronorubrum daqingense genomic window:
- a CDS encoding ornithine cyclodeaminase family protein, with the protein MNTLLLDSEDVEEYARLEDVIDAVEQAFAAFERGDTQMPAKSYIDLPQYNGDFRSMPAYLQTEGWDAAGLKWVNVHPDNPTDHDLPTVLGTMIYSDPETAFPLAVMDGTTLTMKRTGAAAAVATDYLAVDDASSLGLVGAGVQSYTQLRAISEIRDISTVVVSDPDEARVERFVDTFEDQFDVRAGSIVDAGHCDILSTVTPVEDPIVGLDDVGERTHVNAIGADAEGKHELSDDLLSEAAIVIDDHEQCTHSGEINVPYNEGVLTDTDLHGEIGEVVVGSKPGRTGETGVTVFDSTGLAIQDVAAAHVVYENASEATDGHPFDLVGVGSST; encoded by the coding sequence GCAGGCCTTCGCGGCCTTCGAGCGCGGTGATACACAGATGCCTGCAAAGTCCTACATCGACTTGCCACAGTACAACGGCGACTTTCGGTCGATGCCGGCGTACCTCCAGACTGAGGGGTGGGACGCCGCCGGGTTGAAGTGGGTCAACGTCCACCCCGACAACCCGACGGATCACGACCTGCCGACCGTGCTGGGGACGATGATCTACTCAGACCCCGAGACGGCCTTCCCACTCGCCGTGATGGACGGGACGACGCTGACGATGAAACGAACCGGCGCGGCGGCCGCCGTCGCCACCGACTACCTCGCCGTCGACGACGCCTCGAGTCTCGGCCTCGTCGGCGCTGGCGTTCAGTCCTACACGCAACTGCGAGCGATCAGCGAAATTCGGGACATCTCGACGGTCGTCGTCTCCGATCCGGACGAAGCGCGCGTCGAACGGTTCGTCGACACCTTCGAGGACCAATTCGACGTTCGAGCCGGCTCAATTGTAGACGCTGGCCACTGTGACATTCTCTCGACAGTGACGCCGGTCGAAGACCCGATCGTCGGCCTCGACGACGTCGGCGAACGCACGCACGTCAACGCGATCGGTGCCGACGCCGAGGGCAAACACGAACTGAGCGACGACCTCCTGTCCGAGGCGGCGATCGTCATCGACGACCACGAACAGTGCACTCACTCCGGCGAGATCAACGTCCCCTACAACGAGGGGGTGCTGACCGACACCGATCTTCACGGCGAGATCGGCGAAGTCGTCGTCGGCTCGAAGCCGGGTCGAACGGGCGAGACGGGCGTCACCGTCTTCGATTCGACTGGGCTCGCGATTCAGGACGTCGCCGCCGCCCACGTCGTCTACGAAAACGCGAGCGAGGCGACGGACGGCCACCCATTCGACCTCGTCGGCGTCGGTTCCTCGACGTAA